One Megalops cyprinoides isolate fMegCyp1 chromosome 4, fMegCyp1.pri, whole genome shotgun sequence genomic window carries:
- the LOC118776423 gene encoding FK506-binding protein 15-like isoform X2: protein MFAADDEDGDFLSPTGGAKLASLFGLDQAASQGNESFQYTAPKQPKKSSANAAPATQKAAPPSGAPTVLYATAVHAYRYVNGQYLKQGKLGAAVLGSHANREYKILIYASQQKQVTAARIHPGFLFTVQPSNYCTFYDDQRQNWSVMFESEKAVMDFCKEVCVAKGNSAPSLDVVVVQDLVLGEGQAVENGDTLEVAYTGWLLHNHSIGQMFDSNLNKEKLLRVKLGAGKVIKGWEEGMQGMKKGGRRLLMVPPNLGYGSQGVPNRVPSDSTLIFETEIRRVKFAKDSGSDRISGGSRDSAASSPAPSVENPGPDASAQPPTAVPPKPGDLPLRAKSNSLSEQFINPDATKAKLISRMAKMGQPMLPFLAGAVSSQPDSSDSEMEDPSVSRLRENPAAPSPQPVQISAAPPVSAQAPSYPLAGVPVPSAALLPVSMATANSQSVVPGSAHAFQPYSYTQSSIAPAQLQPVGQMYPSQTVSYQGDVTSFLMTEARQHNTEIRLAVGKVADKVDQLASKVDDLQKQGGLSLGLSNVSMETAMIMHNIQRIIQENECLKKEVFEKSSRIEEQNRKIGELINQNQRYMEQSNLLMEQRNDSLKSTSEHNQTRMLQAEQDKVRLTEELASSTARVSQLQLEATAHQQKAMELQAKLSAALQEGERHCAQASSLQTQLEELKEGAERKQAQYRAEKQKRKETELKLSNTEEELQDLRTEKDNLERTLADRKRKWQAERERCDEELEEVRRSSQQELDALRAQLRRARTSTDQAAAEQLAQLQAELEAEWKGKCEQALSQAREQQARELAELSEQRDTLEHRLAQLQEKFSALKQSRDSEEQRLLEQQEQGEELQALKEKHAALQERAAAVKQQLEAHVAELERRLAEQEQADTAGEVKRVMNGVFHSLRGEFDLQETYTGQAVLGVLVNTIKNVTLQLLTRADRTPSQRSDTDGQEEEEEEDDSARAREETSLPEAQQNGKEEEEVEKEERTCSVRVVEEDMSAKGGHNHQPEREELKQEVATAEEEATQQEVRAEASQESGQEAPVTGASPSCPAEAAGTNGVKPAGSPTPDPEAETETEAEAMEQETDRASVNDDGPLKDLEVTDTAPVGPPTEPPPPPTPPQESAETAKPASLTEGLEGENGEAPFFQNAAPTKPPPPPTTTTTTEEEEEELSLKGRPPPAPLFGDDDDDDDDLDWLG, encoded by the exons ATGTTTGCCGCAGACGATGAAGACGGGGATTTTCTGTCGCCTACCGGAGG GGCGAAGCTGGCCTCCCTCTTCGGGCTCGACCAGGCTGCGAGTCAGGGCAACGAGTCCTTCCAGTACACTGCCCCGAAACAGCCCAAAAAGAGCTCCGCCAACGCAG CCCCAGCAACCCAGAAGGCTGCCCCACCATCTGGAGCTCCCACAGTCCTGTATGCCACCGCTGTCCATGCGTACCGATA CGTGAATGGACAATACCTGAAGCAAGGCAAGCTGGGAGCTGCGGTCCTGGGCAGCCACGCAAACCGAGAG TACAAGATTCTAATATATGCCAGCCAACAGAAGCAGGTCACTGCGGCCAGGATCCACCCTGGGTTTCTCTTCACG GTTCAGCCCAGTAACTACTGCACTTTCTACGATGACCAGCGGCAGAACTGGTCTGTGATGTTTGAGTCGGAGAAGGCCGTGATGGACTTCTGCAAAGAG GTGTGCGTGGCTAAGGGAAACAGCGCCCCCTCCCTGGACGTGGTGGTGGTGCAGGACCtggtgctgggggaggggcaggctGTAGAAAATGGAGACACCCTGGAGGTGGCATACACAGGATGGCTTCTGCACAACCACAGCATTGGACAG atGTTTGACTCAAATCTGAACAAAGAGAAGCTTCTGAGGGTGAAACTGGGGGCTGGAAAAGTGATCAAG ggctGGGAGGAGGGGATGCAGGGAATGAAGAAAGGGGGGAGAAGGCTGCTGATGGTGCCCCCCAACCTGGGGTACGGGTCCCAGGGAGTCCCCAACCGCGTGCCTTCAGACAGTACGCTGATATTCGAGACAGAGATTCGCCGG GTGAAGTTTGCGAAGGACAGTGGCTCGGATCGCATCAGCGGAGGGTCCCGGGACTCGGCGGCCTCCTCGCCGGCCCCCAGCGTGGAGAACCCGGGCCCCGACGCCTCCGCACAGCCCCCCACCGCTGTCCCTCCTAAACCAGG GGATCTGCCATTGCGAGCAAAGTCTAATTCCCTGAGCGAACAGTTCATT AACCCCGATGCCACCAAGGCCAAGCTGATCTCGCGCATGGCCAAAATGGGCCAGCCCATGCTGCCCTTCCTGGCGGGGGCCGTGTCCTCCCAGCCAGACTCCAGCGACTCCGAGATGGAG GACCCCAGTGTGTCCCGATTGAGAGAGAACCCTgccgccccctctccccagcctgTGCAGATTTCAGCAGCCCCCCCGGTCTCTGCACAAG CTCCATCATACCCTCTTGCTGGGGTACCCGTGCCCTCTGCCGCCCTGCTCccggtctccatggcaactgccAACTCGCAATCAGTCGTGCCAGGCTCCGCCCACGCCTTCCAG CCATACTCGTACACACAGTCCAGCATAGCTCCAGCCCAGCTGCAGCCTGTGGGACAGATGTACCCCTCTCAGACCGTGTCGTATCAGG GTGATGTCACTTCCTTCTTGATGACGGAGGCGCGGCAGCACAACactgaaatcagactggcagtGGGGAAGGTGGCCGACAAAGTGGACCAGCTGGCTTCAAAG GTGGATGACCTTCAGAAACAGGGGGGCCTCTCTCTGGGCCTGTCAAACGTATCCATGGAGACTGCCATGATCATGCACAACATCCAGAGAATCATTCAG GAAAACGAATGCCTAAAGAAGGAAGTGTTTGAAAAGAGCTCGCGAATCGAGGAGCAGAACCGCAAGATTGGAGAGCTGATCAATCAGAACCAGAG GTACATGGAGCAGAGTAACCTGCTGATGGAGCAGAGGAATGACTCCCTGAAGTCCACCAGCGAGCACAACCAGACCCGCATGCTGCAGGCGGAGCAGGACAAG gTGCGGCTGACGGAGGAGCTGGCCTCGTCCACGGCACGCGTGtcgcagctgcagctggaggccaCGGCCCACCAGCAGAAGGCCATGGAGCTGCAGGCCAAGCTGAGCGCCGccctgcaggagggagagaggcactgCGCCCAGGCGTCCTCCCTGCAGACGCAGCTGGAAG AGCTGAAGGAGGGGGCGGAGCGGAAGCAGGCGCAGTACCGCGCGGAGAAGCAGAAGCGCAAAGAGACCGAGCTGAAGCTTAGCAACacggaggaggagctgcaggacctGAGGACCGAGAAGGACAACCTGGAGCGC ACGCTGgcggacaggaagaggaagtggcaGGCGGAGCGCGAGCGGTGTgacgaggagctggaggaggtgcgCAGGAGCAGCCAGCAGGAGCTGGACGCCCTGAGGGCCCAGCTGCGGCGGGCCAGAACTAGCACAGACCAGGCTGCGGCCGAGCAG CTGGCGCAGCTGCAGGCGGAGCTGGAGGCGGAGTGGAAGGGGAAGTGTGAGCAGGCTCTCTCTCAGGCCCGTGAGCAGCAGGCCCGGGAGCTGGCAGAGCTTTCTGAGCAGAGAGACACGCTGGAGCACAGGCTGGCACAGTTGCAAGAGAAG TTCTCTGCACTCAAGCAGTCCCGTGATTCCGAGGAGCAGCGGTTACTAGAGCAacaggagcagggggaggagcttCAGGCCCTCAAAGAGAAG CATGCAGCGCTGCAGGAGCGGGCAGCGGCAgtgaagcagcagctggaggcgCATGTGGCGGAGCTGGAGAGACGGCTGGCGGAGCAGGAGCAGGCGGACACCGCTGGGGAG GTGAAGCGTGTGATGAACGGAGTGTTCCACTCTCTGCGGGGGGAGTTCGACCTGCAGGAGACCTACACcggccaagctgtgcttggGGTTCTCGTCAACACCATCAAG AACGTcaccctgcagctgctgacCCGGGCGGACCGGACACCCTCACAGAGGAGCGACACCGAcgggcaggaggaagaggaggaggaagatgataGCGCGAGAGCGAGGGAGGAGACGTCCCTTCCAGAAGCGCAGCAGAACGgcaaggaagaagaggaggtcgagaaggaggagaggacaTGCTCTGTGCgggtggtggaggaggacaTGAGTGCGAAGGGGGGACACAACCACCAGCCAGAGCGAGAAGAGCTCAAACAGGAAGTAGCCACGGCTGAGGAGGAGGCAACgcaacaggaagtgagagcGGAGGCCAGCCAGGAGTCCGGACAGGAAGCGCCCGTCACAGGAGCATCCCCCAGCTGTCCCGCGGAGGCCGCGGGAACGAACGGCGTGAAACCCGCAGGGAGCCCAACCCCCGACCCGGAAGCGGAAACAGAGACTGAGGCCGAGGCGATGGAACAGGAGACGGACAGAGCGTCTGTGAATGACGATGGTCCCCTCAAGGACCTGGAGGTGACAGACACGGCTCCGGTGGGCCCCCCCACTGAGCCCCcgcctccacccacccccccacaggaGAGCGCGGAGACGGCGAAGCCAGCCAG TTTGACTGAGGGATTAGAAGGGGAAAATGGAGAGGCGCCATTTTTCCAGAATGCAGCCCCAACCAAGCCCCCCCCGCCgcctaccaccaccaccaccaccgaggaggaggaggaagagctg AGCCTGAAGGGCAGGCCGCCCCCAGCCCCGCTCTTCGgtgacgacgacgacgacgacgacgaccTTGATTGGCTGGGATGA
- the LOC118776423 gene encoding FK506-binding protein 15-like isoform X1 codes for MFAADDEDGDFLSPTGGAKLASLFGLDQAASQGNESFQYTAPKQPKKSSANAAPATQKAAPPSGAPTVLYATAVHAYRYVNGQYLKQGKLGAAVLGSHANREYKILIYASQQKQVTAARIHPGFLFTVQPSNYCTFYDDQRQNWSVMFESEKAVMDFCKEVCVAKGNSAPSLDVVVVQDLVLGEGQAVENGDTLEVAYTGWLLHNHSIGQMFDSNLNKEKLLRVKLGAGKVIKGWEEGMQGMKKGGRRLLMVPPNLGYGSQGVPNRVPSDSTLIFETEIRRVKFAKDSGSDRISGGSRDSAASSPAPSVENPGPDASAQPPTAVPPKPGDLPLRAKSNSLSEQFINPDATKAKLISRMAKMGQPMLPFLAGAVSSQPDSSDSEMEDPSVSRLRENPAAPSPQPVQISAAPPVSAQAPSYPLAGVPVPSAALLPVSMATANSQSVVPGSAHAFQPYSYTQSSIAPAQLQPVGQMYPSQTVSYQGDVTSFLMTEARQHNTEIRLAVGKVADKVDQLASKVDDLQKQGGLSLGLSNVSMETAMIMHNIQRIIQENECLKKEVFEKSSRIEEQNRKIGELINQNQRYMEQSNLLMEQRNDSLKSTSEHNQTRMLQAEQDKHALPQDLGGDQVRLTEELASSTARVSQLQLEATAHQQKAMELQAKLSAALQEGERHCAQASSLQTQLEELKEGAERKQAQYRAEKQKRKETELKLSNTEEELQDLRTEKDNLERTLADRKRKWQAERERCDEELEEVRRSSQQELDALRAQLRRARTSTDQAAAEQLAQLQAELEAEWKGKCEQALSQAREQQARELAELSEQRDTLEHRLAQLQEKFSALKQSRDSEEQRLLEQQEQGEELQALKEKHAALQERAAAVKQQLEAHVAELERRLAEQEQADTAGEVKRVMNGVFHSLRGEFDLQETYTGQAVLGVLVNTIKNVTLQLLTRADRTPSQRSDTDGQEEEEEEDDSARAREETSLPEAQQNGKEEEEVEKEERTCSVRVVEEDMSAKGGHNHQPEREELKQEVATAEEEATQQEVRAEASQESGQEAPVTGASPSCPAEAAGTNGVKPAGSPTPDPEAETETEAEAMEQETDRASVNDDGPLKDLEVTDTAPVGPPTEPPPPPTPPQESAETAKPASLTEGLEGENGEAPFFQNAAPTKPPPPPTTTTTTEEEEEELSLKGRPPPAPLFGDDDDDDDDLDWLG; via the exons ATGTTTGCCGCAGACGATGAAGACGGGGATTTTCTGTCGCCTACCGGAGG GGCGAAGCTGGCCTCCCTCTTCGGGCTCGACCAGGCTGCGAGTCAGGGCAACGAGTCCTTCCAGTACACTGCCCCGAAACAGCCCAAAAAGAGCTCCGCCAACGCAG CCCCAGCAACCCAGAAGGCTGCCCCACCATCTGGAGCTCCCACAGTCCTGTATGCCACCGCTGTCCATGCGTACCGATA CGTGAATGGACAATACCTGAAGCAAGGCAAGCTGGGAGCTGCGGTCCTGGGCAGCCACGCAAACCGAGAG TACAAGATTCTAATATATGCCAGCCAACAGAAGCAGGTCACTGCGGCCAGGATCCACCCTGGGTTTCTCTTCACG GTTCAGCCCAGTAACTACTGCACTTTCTACGATGACCAGCGGCAGAACTGGTCTGTGATGTTTGAGTCGGAGAAGGCCGTGATGGACTTCTGCAAAGAG GTGTGCGTGGCTAAGGGAAACAGCGCCCCCTCCCTGGACGTGGTGGTGGTGCAGGACCtggtgctgggggaggggcaggctGTAGAAAATGGAGACACCCTGGAGGTGGCATACACAGGATGGCTTCTGCACAACCACAGCATTGGACAG atGTTTGACTCAAATCTGAACAAAGAGAAGCTTCTGAGGGTGAAACTGGGGGCTGGAAAAGTGATCAAG ggctGGGAGGAGGGGATGCAGGGAATGAAGAAAGGGGGGAGAAGGCTGCTGATGGTGCCCCCCAACCTGGGGTACGGGTCCCAGGGAGTCCCCAACCGCGTGCCTTCAGACAGTACGCTGATATTCGAGACAGAGATTCGCCGG GTGAAGTTTGCGAAGGACAGTGGCTCGGATCGCATCAGCGGAGGGTCCCGGGACTCGGCGGCCTCCTCGCCGGCCCCCAGCGTGGAGAACCCGGGCCCCGACGCCTCCGCACAGCCCCCCACCGCTGTCCCTCCTAAACCAGG GGATCTGCCATTGCGAGCAAAGTCTAATTCCCTGAGCGAACAGTTCATT AACCCCGATGCCACCAAGGCCAAGCTGATCTCGCGCATGGCCAAAATGGGCCAGCCCATGCTGCCCTTCCTGGCGGGGGCCGTGTCCTCCCAGCCAGACTCCAGCGACTCCGAGATGGAG GACCCCAGTGTGTCCCGATTGAGAGAGAACCCTgccgccccctctccccagcctgTGCAGATTTCAGCAGCCCCCCCGGTCTCTGCACAAG CTCCATCATACCCTCTTGCTGGGGTACCCGTGCCCTCTGCCGCCCTGCTCccggtctccatggcaactgccAACTCGCAATCAGTCGTGCCAGGCTCCGCCCACGCCTTCCAG CCATACTCGTACACACAGTCCAGCATAGCTCCAGCCCAGCTGCAGCCTGTGGGACAGATGTACCCCTCTCAGACCGTGTCGTATCAGG GTGATGTCACTTCCTTCTTGATGACGGAGGCGCGGCAGCACAACactgaaatcagactggcagtGGGGAAGGTGGCCGACAAAGTGGACCAGCTGGCTTCAAAG GTGGATGACCTTCAGAAACAGGGGGGCCTCTCTCTGGGCCTGTCAAACGTATCCATGGAGACTGCCATGATCATGCACAACATCCAGAGAATCATTCAG GAAAACGAATGCCTAAAGAAGGAAGTGTTTGAAAAGAGCTCGCGAATCGAGGAGCAGAACCGCAAGATTGGAGAGCTGATCAATCAGAACCAGAG GTACATGGAGCAGAGTAACCTGCTGATGGAGCAGAGGAATGACTCCCTGAAGTCCACCAGCGAGCACAACCAGACCCGCATGCTGCAGGCGGAGCAGGACAAG catgcactgccacAGGACCTGGGGGGGGACCAG gTGCGGCTGACGGAGGAGCTGGCCTCGTCCACGGCACGCGTGtcgcagctgcagctggaggccaCGGCCCACCAGCAGAAGGCCATGGAGCTGCAGGCCAAGCTGAGCGCCGccctgcaggagggagagaggcactgCGCCCAGGCGTCCTCCCTGCAGACGCAGCTGGAAG AGCTGAAGGAGGGGGCGGAGCGGAAGCAGGCGCAGTACCGCGCGGAGAAGCAGAAGCGCAAAGAGACCGAGCTGAAGCTTAGCAACacggaggaggagctgcaggacctGAGGACCGAGAAGGACAACCTGGAGCGC ACGCTGgcggacaggaagaggaagtggcaGGCGGAGCGCGAGCGGTGTgacgaggagctggaggaggtgcgCAGGAGCAGCCAGCAGGAGCTGGACGCCCTGAGGGCCCAGCTGCGGCGGGCCAGAACTAGCACAGACCAGGCTGCGGCCGAGCAG CTGGCGCAGCTGCAGGCGGAGCTGGAGGCGGAGTGGAAGGGGAAGTGTGAGCAGGCTCTCTCTCAGGCCCGTGAGCAGCAGGCCCGGGAGCTGGCAGAGCTTTCTGAGCAGAGAGACACGCTGGAGCACAGGCTGGCACAGTTGCAAGAGAAG TTCTCTGCACTCAAGCAGTCCCGTGATTCCGAGGAGCAGCGGTTACTAGAGCAacaggagcagggggaggagcttCAGGCCCTCAAAGAGAAG CATGCAGCGCTGCAGGAGCGGGCAGCGGCAgtgaagcagcagctggaggcgCATGTGGCGGAGCTGGAGAGACGGCTGGCGGAGCAGGAGCAGGCGGACACCGCTGGGGAG GTGAAGCGTGTGATGAACGGAGTGTTCCACTCTCTGCGGGGGGAGTTCGACCTGCAGGAGACCTACACcggccaagctgtgcttggGGTTCTCGTCAACACCATCAAG AACGTcaccctgcagctgctgacCCGGGCGGACCGGACACCCTCACAGAGGAGCGACACCGAcgggcaggaggaagaggaggaggaagatgataGCGCGAGAGCGAGGGAGGAGACGTCCCTTCCAGAAGCGCAGCAGAACGgcaaggaagaagaggaggtcgagaaggaggagaggacaTGCTCTGTGCgggtggtggaggaggacaTGAGTGCGAAGGGGGGACACAACCACCAGCCAGAGCGAGAAGAGCTCAAACAGGAAGTAGCCACGGCTGAGGAGGAGGCAACgcaacaggaagtgagagcGGAGGCCAGCCAGGAGTCCGGACAGGAAGCGCCCGTCACAGGAGCATCCCCCAGCTGTCCCGCGGAGGCCGCGGGAACGAACGGCGTGAAACCCGCAGGGAGCCCAACCCCCGACCCGGAAGCGGAAACAGAGACTGAGGCCGAGGCGATGGAACAGGAGACGGACAGAGCGTCTGTGAATGACGATGGTCCCCTCAAGGACCTGGAGGTGACAGACACGGCTCCGGTGGGCCCCCCCACTGAGCCCCcgcctccacccacccccccacaggaGAGCGCGGAGACGGCGAAGCCAGCCAG TTTGACTGAGGGATTAGAAGGGGAAAATGGAGAGGCGCCATTTTTCCAGAATGCAGCCCCAACCAAGCCCCCCCCGCCgcctaccaccaccaccaccaccgaggaggaggaggaagagctg AGCCTGAAGGGCAGGCCGCCCCCAGCCCCGCTCTTCGgtgacgacgacgacgacgacgacgaccTTGATTGGCTGGGATGA